A window of Syntrophales bacterium genomic DNA:
TATATGCGATGCTCTTGTTGCCCTGAAGAAGAGCAATATATGAAACTTGAATTTACGGAGGCATTCATAAAGGATTACCGGAAGTTGCCCTCCAATATTCAGAAGATAACAGACAAGAACCTGGCATTGCTGATTGCTAATTCTAAGCATCCGTCATTGCATATCAAAAAGATGAACGACCCCCGAAACATTTGGGAGGGCAGGGTAACCGATTCTTACCGGTTCACCTTTCAGGTAAAGGGCGAAACTTGCTTTCTTCGGAGGATAGGCACCCATGACATGCTGAGAAACCCATGACCCGTAAAGCGAAAGAATAAAAAACCTTTATTCACACCTTCGACTGCCTTACTCAATCCTCAATCAGAGGCTCGATACCTTTTTAAAACCGGGAATGCTGACCGAGTACGAAATAAAATTGTTGAGGGAGAGCAAGAAGGAGACCGGCGAGGTAGTGCGGAAGAGGTTTAAGGAAAATAACAACCGCTAAGGAGGATCATCCGGATGTTGCCATCCCGCCGACCATTGCGGCGCTACGGGAGGCCGTTCTGACGGGGACATGGAGATCGGTCGGATCATGAAGAAAAAGATATCATTGAATCATACGAAAATGGGGAATGGGCGCCGATTAAGAATGCCGGGGAGCGGATCAATAAATGTAAAACTCCTCGTCGGGGTCTATGAAGATTCCCTGGCCGATGATTTCGACGGTTCCCGAGCACTTATCGCAGAGGGGAAAATATTTGACGCCGTCTTCCTCCGGCACGATCACCGCTTCCACGCGGCGGCGCATCTGCTCGAACCCTCCTCCTTTCGCCGTCACCTCAAAAATCGACTTCTGCACCCGGACTCCGTAATCCTTCATGATTTTGGCAATCTTGGCGAGCCGCTTCGGGTTGGCAATGTCGTACGCCACGATC
This region includes:
- the cas2 gene encoding CRISPR-associated endonuclease Cas2, giving the protein MDMIVAYDIANPKRLAKIAKIMKDYGVRVQKSIFEVTAKGGGFEQMRRRVEAVIVPEEDGVKYFPLCDKCSGTVEIIGQGIFIDPDEEFYIY